CCGCGGCGGTGGTCGTGTTGAACCGCTCGGTGTTGAGCCCGAGGTCGCAGCGATCCGAGTCGGCCGCCGGCACCGCGGCCTCGGAATCGGAGCACGCCGCGACCACCAGCAGCACCGTGACAACGCAAAGGGTCCGCAGGCGGAAGCCGCAATCGCCCATGCACCCCTCCCGTCGACCCAGGTGGGTCCTGCTCTACCCCCGACGAGACCCGTTCAGTCGAGCTCGGTGAGGTCGACCACGTTGATCCTCACGTGGTCGATGACCCAGTCCTCGACGCAGCCGCGGAACTGCTTGCGGTTGGTGAGGTCGAGCGACGGCGTGAGCACGGCGCGGTAGCGGCCGTCGCCCAGCGGCTCGATGGGGCCGGTGTAGTCGGAGGTCACCTCGAGACGACACGCGAGCAGCTGCGCCTCGACCATCTCGTCGAGGGACTGGCCGCCTTCGCCACCCTTGGACGAGGCGTGCACGACCAGCTCCATCTTCTCGCCGAGCTCCTCCGGGTCCTCGTGGGTCGACAGGGTGGCCTCCCGCAGCGCCAGCACGCCGGCGACACCGATGGCGAGGCCGACGGTCCCCAGCAGCACCTTGACGGGCTTGAACCGCCACACGGGTTAGTGACGACCGCCGCGGCGGAGCAGCTGGCGGATCTGGTCGTCGTTGGCGCCCGGCACTTCCTGGGCCAGCACCGTGACGTCGTCGAGCAGCAGGCCGCCCGACGGGTAGCTGATCGGCTCGAGCTGCCGGGCGAGCCGCTCCTCGCCGATCGGCGACGACGTCTTCGACGCCACCCGGTCGACCACCCAGGCCACGCCCGAGATCAGCACGCCCCCGCCCACCAGGAACGTGATGAACACGTTCAGGTCGCGGGACTGCTCGCTCATCCAGGCGAAGCGGCTCGGCGCCGGCGGCCGGGTCTCCCGCAGGATCGCCTTGATGGTGGGGTCGACGCCGCTGCGCCGGTCGTACTCCAGCCGGGCCAGGCGCCGCAGCACCAGCCCCGTGGACAGCCCCACCTCGGCGATCAGCACGATCAGCCCGAAGAACAGCGCCCGGTTCCACTCCCAGCGGTTGAGCGACACGATCATGTAGGCGCCGCCGGCGAGCATCGTGCCGATGCCGGCGAGCCAGGTGACGGTCTTCATGCGGCCGCCTCCTGCTCCGACGACTCGATCGTGACCTGCCCGGTGGCGCCGTCGACTTCGACGACCACGCCCTCCGGCAGGTCGTCGGCCGCCCCGGTGTAGCCGACCACGGTGGGCACGCCGGCCTCGCGGGCCAGGATCGCCAGGTGGGAGAGCACCGAGCCGGTCTCGGCGACGATGCCGGCGAGCCGGGGCAGCAGCGGGCCCAGGCCCGGCGCCAACGTGGTGGTGACAAGCACCGAGCCCTTGGGCGGATCCTCGGCGTCGTAGGTGACGGGGCCGCTGCCGACGCCGCCGCCGGCGCCCGTGCCGCCGCCCACCTCGCCGGCGCTCTGCGACCGGATGGGGCGCCCCAGGTCGGACATCTGGAACCACGCCGGCAGCGGGTCGCCGAAGTCGTGGTCGTGCTTGGCGATCAGCGCCGGCACCACCACCGCCCGCCCGGTGATCACCGCCTCGACGTGGTCGAGGGTCATGTGCCGGATCAACTCGGGCTCGGTGAGGCCGCCCCGGGCGGTGAGGCGCTCGCCGAGCTCCCAGGCGGCCCGGCCCGACAGCTCCTGCACCCAGCGCACCCGCATGCGCAGGGCCTCCCGGAGGATGCCGTTGTCGCAGCAGGTGGGGCAGGCGGTGGACGCCACGTCGACGGCCGTCGCCTCCTCGGGCAGCTCGGCGGTGGGCGCCACCCGCGGCGCGGTCAGAGCGAGCACGGCCGGCGAGCGGGCCAGGATCTCGGCGTCACTGAGGCCGTCCTGACGGGCTTCGGCCAGCATCCGCAGCGCCACCGAGGCGCCGGTCAGCCGGTTGGTGGTGGCGGCGCTGAGCATGCCCATGAGGATCTCGTGGGCGTGCAGTGCCCGCAGGACCACCTGGCTGCGGTGCAGCAGGGCGAGCAGCTGGCGGCTGGTGAGGTCGGTCAGCTCGGGGACCGTCTCGAGGTCTTCGTCGGTACGGTCGAGCAGGTTCTCGGCCAGCCGGGGCAGCGCGGAGCGCAGCCGCCCGACCCGCCAGGCGCCCCGCAGGTTGTGGATCGCGGGGATCGGGTTCAACCGGTGGACCATCTTGGTCTTGGGCTTGATCTCGCCGGCCAGCTTCAGGTCGATGGCGACGTGCCCGTCGACGCAGATCACCACGTCGCTGTTGGCCACGTCGGCCGGGCTGGCGGTGCCCGCCAGGATCACGGCCTCGGCGACCGCCTCCCGCAGCGGCGGCACCCACAGGTCGCGCTCCAGCTCGGTGAGCGGCGCCGGGAACGTCTCGGCCACCGGCCCCGGACCGTAGATCGGGCCTCGGGGGACGCCCCGCACCTCGCTGGTGACCGGGCGGGACTGGAGCAGCCACAGCTGCTTGTCGGTGGCGATGGCCCACTCGACGTCCTGGGGCCCGCCGAACACCTCGGCCACCTCGCCCGACAGCGCCACCAGACGGCGCAGATCGGCCAGGTCGAGCGCCGGGCCGTCGTTGGCGGCGAAGTCGAGCACCTTGCAGGCGCCGTTGCGCGACGGCTCGAGGACGTAGCGCGACCCGTCGACCTCGCCGCTCACCAGCGGCTCGGGCCCGCCGTTCACCGCCGACACCACGCGGCGGTCGGTGCGACCGGTGACCGGGTCGATCCCGAACATCACGCCGCCGTACTGCGGTTCGATCAGCGGCTGCACCAGCACGGCGATGGGGTGGTCGGTGGCGCCGGCCCGCTCGCGGGAGACGAGCACGGCCGTGACGGCGATGACGAACTCGTCCCAGCCGT
This genomic window from Acidimicrobiales bacterium contains:
- a CDS encoding PEP/pyruvate-binding domain-containing protein; amino-acid sequence: MDVVTPDVAVDRPLVVDLADESAREPGLTGGKAAALARGASAGLSTLPGVVLTTAFCDAVDGGAEVADHPAMRDAFARAGGESQSLVARSSSVVEDMAESSMAGQFDSIIGIDGWDEFVIAVTAVLVSRERAGATDHPIAVLVQPLIEPQYGGVMFGIDPVTGRTDRRVVSAVNGGPEPLVSGEVDGSRYVLEPSRNGACKVLDFAANDGPALDLADLRRLVALSGEVAEVFGGPQDVEWAIATDKQLWLLQSRPVTSEVRGVPRGPIYGPGPVAETFPAPLTELERDLWVPPLREAVAEAVILAGTASPADVANSDVVICVDGHVAIDLKLAGEIKPKTKMVHRLNPIPAIHNLRGAWRVGRLRSALPRLAENLLDRTDEDLETVPELTDLTSRQLLALLHRSQVVLRALHAHEILMGMLSAATTNRLTGASVALRMLAEARQDGLSDAEILARSPAVLALTAPRVAPTAELPEEATAVDVASTACPTCCDNGILREALRMRVRWVQELSGRAAWELGERLTARGGLTEPELIRHMTLDHVEAVITGRAVVVPALIAKHDHDFGDPLPAWFQMSDLGRPIRSQSAGEVGGGTGAGGGVGSGPVTYDAEDPPKGSVLVTTTLAPGLGPLLPRLAGIVAETGSVLSHLAILAREAGVPTVVGYTGAADDLPEGVVVEVDGATGQVTIESSEQEAAA